A genomic segment from Orrella daihaiensis encodes:
- a CDS encoding monovalent cation/H+ antiporter subunit D family protein, with translation MTLLEQLPILVVVVPLFVAPLLAMVASRGRAPWLIATVTSAVTFLIAIGLTAQVLQTGTIYYELGNWPVPFGIGLAIGPFSALMVLIISGASLAALVAGAQSMDSEVGEQHQSLLYSCWLLALAGLIGITVTGDAFNVFVFMEISSLASYVMVANGPNRRALTASFTYLVTGTTGATFYLIGVGYLYMMTGTLNLADMADRLADVSDTLPVLIAGGFLILGLALKAALFPMHAWMPNAYQFAPTPVAVFFAACSTKVALFVMLRFDFVVLLPNLGDQAYFLSSLLIPLCVAAFLVGSAVAIFERDLKRMLGYSSVAQIGYIVLAISLVSSAGITAAVVHFFNHALMKAALFTAVAGIVLRFGSANLDQLAGLGRRMPLTMLGFVIAGLSLIGVPLTAGFISKWYLIQAVLEEPGLGILLTILILTSSLMAVVYIWKVVEVAYFKAPATGSLDDIKREEAPMPILVTLWVLVAANIWFGIDPELPLSLANMEAFDLMGGGR, from the coding sequence ATGACGTTACTGGAACAACTCCCCATTCTGGTTGTGGTGGTACCGCTATTTGTGGCGCCTCTGCTGGCCATGGTCGCTAGCCGTGGGCGTGCGCCTTGGCTGATTGCCACTGTCACGAGTGCTGTCACGTTTCTGATTGCCATTGGCTTGACAGCCCAAGTCTTGCAAACCGGCACGATCTATTACGAACTGGGCAACTGGCCAGTGCCGTTTGGCATTGGCTTGGCGATTGGTCCGTTCTCGGCACTGATGGTGTTGATCATCAGCGGCGCATCGCTGGCAGCGCTCGTGGCCGGCGCCCAAAGCATGGACAGTGAAGTTGGCGAGCAACATCAATCATTGCTGTATTCCTGCTGGCTGTTGGCGCTAGCCGGTCTGATCGGGATCACCGTGACTGGTGATGCGTTTAACGTGTTCGTATTCATGGAGATCTCGTCACTGGCCTCGTATGTCATGGTGGCCAACGGACCCAACCGCCGTGCGCTGACCGCGAGCTTCACCTACTTGGTCACGGGTACCACTGGCGCGACGTTTTATCTGATCGGCGTGGGTTATCTCTACATGATGACAGGCACGCTGAACCTGGCTGACATGGCCGATCGCCTGGCCGATGTATCAGACACCTTACCGGTTCTGATCGCAGGTGGGTTCCTGATTCTGGGTTTGGCGCTCAAAGCCGCGCTATTTCCCATGCATGCCTGGATGCCCAATGCCTACCAGTTTGCACCGACACCGGTGGCTGTTTTCTTTGCGGCGTGTTCAACCAAAGTAGCGCTCTTTGTGATGCTGCGCTTTGACTTTGTCGTACTGCTACCAAACCTCGGTGATCAGGCTTACTTCCTGTCTTCGCTGCTTATTCCGCTATGTGTGGCTGCTTTCCTGGTGGGCTCGGCCGTGGCGATCTTTGAGCGTGACCTCAAACGCATGCTGGGTTATTCATCAGTAGCTCAGATTGGTTACATCGTATTAGCCATCTCACTGGTCAGCAGTGCCGGCATCACCGCTGCCGTGGTGCATTTCTTTAACCATGCGTTGATGAAAGCAGCCTTATTTACGGCTGTAGCCGGCATTGTTTTACGGTTTGGCAGTGCCAACCTTGATCAACTAGCCGGTCTTGGTCGTCGCATGCCATTGACCATGCTGGGGTTTGTGATCGCTGGCCTGTCACTAATCGGTGTGCCACTGACCGCAGGTTTTATCAGCAAGTGGTATCTGATACAGGCTGTGCTTGAAGAGCCCGGTCTGGGTATCTTGCTAACCATCTTGATTCTGACAAGCTCACTCATGGCGGTTGTCTACATCTGGAAAGTGGTCGAAGTCGCCTATTTCAAAGCACCGGCCACGGGCTCACTCGATGACATCAAGCGCGAAGAAGCGCCCATGCCAATACTGGTCACCCTGTGGGTGTTAGTGGCAGCCAACATTTGGTTTGGCATTGACCCCGAACTTCCCTTGAGCCTAGCCAACATGGAAGCTTTTGATCTGATGGGAGGCGGACGATGA
- a CDS encoding proton-conducting transporter transmembrane domain-containing protein produces MSDVTLILSALAIPLVGALVIALTGANRNLRDSLMVASAVLVFLTVLSILPSVNAGGRPGVVLFEIMPGLPLAFAVEPLGMIFGLVASGLWVVTSLYGIGYMRGAHEKNQTRFFACFSIAIFAALGVAFADNMFTLFIFYEVLSLSTYPLVAHKGNEEAKRGARIYLGLLLGTSIGLMLPAMLVTWFMAGTLDFVPGGILQDNVSRGIGAVLLILYMFGIGKAALMPFHRWLPSAMVAPTPVSALLHAVAVVKAGVFTVLKVSVYLFGLDYLQSLWSSDLIMWVAAFTLLSASIVALQKTNLKARLAYSTVSQLSYIVLGAMLANELAILGGGLHIVMHAFGKITLFFCAGAIYVAAHKSEIPQMDGLGRKMPITFFAFLLGALSVIGAPPLGGFWSKWNLMLGAVEAHHAIMIVVLLISTLLNVAYLIPPVIRAFLLAPPKEDAHHDHHDEHDSTSLRRFGLAEAPLFCLVPLVFTALGTFVLFFEWVPIRALLQTIFTGAAS; encoded by the coding sequence ATGAGCGATGTGACATTGATTCTGTCCGCCTTGGCGATCCCACTGGTAGGCGCCTTGGTGATTGCGCTGACGGGTGCCAACCGCAACTTACGCGACAGTTTGATGGTGGCCTCGGCAGTCTTGGTATTTCTGACTGTGCTCTCGATCCTGCCATCGGTCAATGCGGGCGGTCGACCCGGCGTGGTGCTGTTTGAGATCATGCCCGGTTTGCCATTGGCGTTTGCCGTTGAACCGCTGGGCATGATATTTGGATTGGTGGCATCGGGCCTTTGGGTGGTGACCTCGCTGTATGGCATCGGTTACATGCGCGGTGCGCATGAGAAGAACCAGACCCGATTTTTTGCGTGTTTCTCGATCGCGATCTTCGCAGCTCTGGGCGTGGCATTTGCTGACAACATGTTCACGCTGTTTATCTTCTATGAAGTGTTGTCGCTATCGACCTATCCATTGGTCGCACACAAGGGCAATGAAGAGGCCAAGCGCGGCGCCCGTATTTATTTGGGGCTTTTGTTAGGCACTTCGATTGGCTTGATGCTGCCTGCCATGCTCGTGACCTGGTTTATGGCCGGTACGTTGGATTTTGTGCCGGGCGGGATTTTGCAGGACAACGTCAGTCGCGGCATTGGTGCTGTGCTGCTAATCCTCTACATGTTCGGTATCGGTAAAGCCGCACTGATGCCGTTTCACCGCTGGCTGCCATCGGCCATGGTCGCTCCCACGCCAGTCAGTGCCTTGCTGCATGCCGTGGCCGTGGTTAAGGCCGGTGTATTCACGGTCCTCAAAGTCAGTGTGTATTTGTTTGGTCTGGATTACCTGCAAAGCCTCTGGAGCAGTGACCTCATCATGTGGGTAGCGGCGTTCACGCTCTTGTCCGCTTCAATCGTTGCCCTGCAAAAGACCAACCTGAAAGCCCGGTTGGCGTATTCCACGGTCAGCCAACTGTCCTACATTGTGCTCGGTGCCATGCTTGCCAATGAATTGGCAATCTTGGGGGGTGGCCTACATATCGTGATGCATGCGTTTGGCAAGATCACGCTGTTTTTCTGCGCCGGTGCGATCTATGTCGCGGCTCACAAGAGTGAGATCCCGCAAATGGATGGTTTGGGTCGCAAGATGCCGATTACGTTTTTTGCGTTCCTATTGGGTGCGCTCTCTGTGATTGGTGCGCCACCACTTGGTGGTTTCTGGAGTAAGTGGAATTTGATGCTAGGCGCCGTAGAAGCTCACCACGCCATCATGATTGTGGTGTTGCTCATCAGCACGCTACTGAATGTGGCGTACCTGATTCCACCGGTGATTCGCGCATTCTTGCTCGCGCCACCCAAAGAAGATGCCCATCATGATCACCACGATGAGCATGACAGCACCAGCTTACGCCGCTTTGGCCTGGCAGAAGCCCCGCTGTTTTGTTTGGTGCCGCTGGTGTTCACCGCACTGGGTACATTTGTGCTGTTTTTTGAATGGGTACCCATTCGCGCTTTGCTTCAGACAATCTTCACCGGAGCCGCGTCATGA
- a CDS encoding Na(+)/H(+) antiporter subunit D, whose translation MTETQAVMQSGWWLHPSIFLILGALVIPFLKGTVQQGYRVALALAFIFIVFQTQAGVYGQFSVAGLEFVTGRADKLSLAFAYVFSLITLIATIYSLHVKDNIQHVSALIYAAAATGVAFAGDLLTLYVFWEMMMLASVWLIWRRNTPTAYTAGYRYLLVHAVSGVMLLAGIVLQYGETGSMAFEQMQATGTAFYLILIGFLINAAVPPLHAWLSDAYPESTITGAIFLSALTTKTAVYTLIRGFPGTEFLIWMGVVMALWGVVYAVLANDIRRLLAYHIISQVGYMVAGVGMGTAIALNGATAHAFTHILYKSVLFMGAGAVIHMTGKSKLTELGGIYKYMPLTFVLYMIGAASISAFPLFSGFVSKTMVVEAAAVDKLAWVWLLLSMASAGTFLHTGLKLPYFTFLSKDAGLRPAEAPWNMLLAMGIAAFFCIFIGVYPAWLYSFMPAPVEYNAYSAGHLFWELQLLLFTGLGFFLMLKHLGGERKLSVDTDWVYRKLAPIVVFGISDVVRQSWRGFITAMQKRLGNIWQSMGQTYGSNGPIGQTWSIGLTTVWVVFFVALYGLYILLF comes from the coding sequence ATGACTGAAACCCAAGCCGTGATGCAAAGTGGCTGGTGGCTGCATCCAAGCATTTTTCTGATCCTCGGTGCGCTCGTCATCCCGTTCCTGAAAGGAACAGTCCAGCAAGGCTATCGGGTCGCACTGGCACTGGCTTTCATCTTCATTGTGTTCCAGACTCAAGCCGGCGTATATGGACAGTTCTCTGTCGCGGGTCTGGAATTTGTCACCGGTCGTGCGGACAAGCTAAGCCTGGCATTTGCCTATGTCTTTAGCCTGATCACGCTGATCGCTACCATCTACTCCCTGCACGTGAAGGACAACATCCAGCATGTGTCCGCATTAATTTATGCAGCGGCAGCGACCGGGGTGGCATTCGCCGGCGACCTGCTCACACTCTATGTGTTCTGGGAAATGATGATGCTAGCGTCAGTCTGGCTCATCTGGCGTCGCAACACGCCGACCGCCTACACCGCTGGCTACCGTTACCTGCTGGTTCACGCGGTCAGTGGTGTCATGCTCTTGGCAGGCATCGTGCTGCAGTACGGTGAGACCGGATCGATGGCGTTTGAGCAGATGCAAGCCACTGGCACGGCGTTCTATTTGATCCTGATCGGGTTCCTGATCAATGCTGCTGTGCCACCACTGCATGCCTGGCTATCAGATGCTTACCCAGAGTCGACCATCACTGGGGCGATTTTCTTGAGTGCACTGACCACCAAGACAGCGGTCTACACCTTGATTCGCGGATTTCCAGGTACGGAGTTCCTGATCTGGATGGGCGTGGTCATGGCACTGTGGGGCGTGGTGTATGCAGTGCTTGCCAACGACATCCGCAGACTGTTGGCCTATCACATCATCAGTCAGGTGGGCTACATGGTGGCCGGTGTCGGTATGGGCACAGCCATTGCATTAAATGGTGCCACCGCACACGCCTTTACCCACATTCTTTACAAGTCCGTGCTGTTCATGGGGGCTGGTGCCGTTATTCATATGACCGGCAAGAGCAAGCTGACCGAACTAGGCGGCATCTATAAGTACATGCCGCTGACCTTTGTGCTTTACATGATCGGTGCTGCCTCCATTTCTGCCTTCCCGCTATTTAGTGGCTTTGTTAGCAAGACCATGGTGGTTGAAGCCGCGGCAGTCGACAAACTCGCTTGGGTATGGCTACTGCTGTCAATGGCATCAGCCGGTACGTTCTTGCACACAGGCTTAAAACTTCCGTACTTCACGTTCCTGTCCAAGGACGCGGGCTTGCGTCCGGCCGAGGCGCCGTGGAACATGTTGCTAGCCATGGGCATTGCAGCGTTTTTCTGCATCTTCATCGGCGTCTACCCAGCATGGCTCTATAGCTTCATGCCTGCACCGGTGGAATACAACGCTTATTCAGCAGGCCACTTGTTCTGGGAGCTGCAGTTACTGCTGTTCACAGGATTAGGCTTTTTCTTGATGCTCAAACATCTGGGTGGTGAGCGCAAGCTAAGCGTGGATACCGACTGGGTCTATCGCAAACTTGCGCCCATTGTTGTCTTTGGCATCAGTGATGTAGTCCGTCAGAGTTGGCGAGGCTTTATCACTGCCATGCAAAAGCGCCTAGGCAACATATGGCAATCGATGGGTCAAACCTATGGCAGCAATGGCCCCATCGGCCAGACCTGGAGCATCGGGCTAACCACGGTGTGGGTGGTGTTCTTTGTGGCGCTCTACGGACTGTACATACTGCTGTTCTGA
- a CDS encoding ureidoglycolate lyase — translation MSDILHIEPLSQSAFTDYGDVIGGHMATNGKLINQGTTTKFASEALSLTAKDGQGQAFLYRAKGQALPLTLRELERHRLGSQTFVPMGGVNFVVVVAQSDSSGQAPNLHTLRAFWVDGNHAITLRAGTWHHGLIAAEDGDFVVIERVAAEVDCDVFMIEQPITLKAYAL, via the coding sequence ATGAGCGACATACTGCATATCGAGCCGTTGTCACAGTCAGCGTTCACCGACTACGGCGATGTCATTGGTGGTCACATGGCCACCAATGGCAAGCTGATCAATCAAGGCACGACCACGAAGTTTGCGTCTGAAGCACTCAGCCTTACAGCCAAAGACGGTCAAGGCCAAGCATTTCTCTACCGTGCCAAAGGACAAGCACTGCCACTGACACTGCGGGAGCTTGAACGTCACCGATTGGGTAGTCAAACATTTGTGCCCATGGGTGGCGTGAACTTTGTAGTCGTGGTGGCGCAATCAGATTCAAGCGGCCAAGCACCAAACCTCCATACCTTGCGAGCATTCTGGGTCGATGGCAATCACGCCATCACATTGCGTGCAGGCACCTGGCATCACGGGTTGATCGCTGCCGAGGATGGGGATTTTGTGGTGATTGAGCGGGTAGCGGCTGAGGTGGATTGCGACGTGTTTATGATCGAGCAACCGATCACGCTAAAAGCCTATGCTTTGTAG
- a CDS encoding nucleotidyltransferase domain-containing protein: protein MEPMYGLLANDLEKMREVFERYPQVNRVILYGSRAKGNFKPGSDIDMTLEAKMDSQTYGQLLTDLDDLLLPYQIDLSLYHQLQNPELISHINRVGKVLYERHS, encoded by the coding sequence ATGGAACCTATGTATGGATTACTCGCCAATGATCTGGAAAAAATGCGAGAAGTATTTGAGCGGTATCCACAGGTAAATCGAGTCATTCTGTACGGTTCTAGGGCAAAAGGAAATTTCAAACCCGGTTCTGATATCGATATGACGTTAGAAGCAAAAATGGATAGCCAAACGTATGGTCAGTTATTGACGGATCTAGATGATCTGCTACTACCTTATCAAATTGATCTTTCGCTCTATCACCAACTTCAAAACCCGGAGCTGATATCCCACATCAACCGGGTTGGCAAAGTTTTGTACGAAAGGCATTCCTGA
- a CDS encoding nucleotidyltransferase substrate binding protein — MSDQDIRWKQRFVNFKKAHVQLKEALTLMQQRPLTNLEKQGVIKGFEFIYELSWKVLRDYLIWQGVASIAGSRDAIREAFKLGLISDGHAWMEMLKDRNNTVHIYDEATVSIVLDNLKQRYAVLFNELEEQFDRLSNISS, encoded by the coding sequence ATGTCAGATCAAGATATTCGCTGGAAACAGCGCTTTGTTAACTTCAAAAAAGCACATGTACAGTTAAAAGAGGCTTTAACCCTCATGCAACAGCGTCCGCTGACGAATCTAGAAAAGCAAGGCGTGATCAAGGGGTTTGAATTTATATATGAGCTGTCTTGGAAAGTGCTGCGAGACTATCTAATTTGGCAGGGCGTAGCATCTATCGCTGGATCACGAGATGCGATACGCGAAGCGTTTAAATTAGGGTTAATCAGTGATGGACATGCTTGGATGGAGATGTTGAAAGATCGTAACAATACGGTACATATTTATGATGAGGCAACCGTGAGTATAGTTCTGGATAACTTGAAGCAGCGTTATGCTGTTTTATTCAATGAGCTCGAAGAGCAGTTCGATCGTCTTTCGAACATTAGTTCATAA
- a CDS encoding GMC family oxidoreductase, with protein sequence MPTDSTNRSNTPSAGEFDYIVVGAGTAGCLLANRLSADPSKRVLLLEAGGKDNYHWIHIPVGYLYCIGNPRTDWLFKTEADPGLNGRQLGYPRGKVMGGCSSINGMIYMRGQRQDYDSWRDAGNEGWGWDDVLPIFKSMEDYHGGASDMHGAGGEWRVEKQRLSWEILDAFREAAAQAGIPKIEDFNRGDNEGASYFEVNQRSGWRWNAVKAFIKPIEHRTNLTILTHARTTSLIFDGKRATGVEFVRHAQKLIATAKGAVVLAAGSIGSVQILQSSGIGPATLLQKLNIPVLHDLPGVGRNLQDHLQIRTVFKIQNAKSLNTMANSLWGKAKMGLQYLINRTGPLSMAPSQLGVFAKSDPSYDRANVEYHVQPLSLEKFGDPLHDFPAFTASVCNLRPSSRGFVEIVSPDTDVAPRINCCYLSTEEDRKVAAQSIELTRRIVAQPALALYHPEEIKPGPEITSPEALAQAAGDIATTIFHPVGTCKMGKDEMAVVDSSLRVHGIDGLWVADASVMPTITSGNTNSPTLVIAQKAADAILQLT encoded by the coding sequence ATGCCGACCGATTCAACCAACCGCTCAAACACTCCGAGTGCAGGCGAGTTTGATTACATCGTGGTGGGGGCGGGCACAGCAGGCTGCCTGTTGGCCAACCGGCTCTCAGCCGACCCCTCCAAACGGGTGTTGTTGCTTGAAGCTGGTGGCAAGGACAACTACCACTGGATTCATATCCCGGTGGGGTATCTCTACTGCATTGGAAACCCCAGAACTGACTGGTTGTTTAAAACCGAGGCCGATCCGGGGCTCAATGGCCGTCAACTTGGTTACCCCCGTGGCAAGGTCATGGGCGGCTGTTCATCCATTAACGGCATGATTTACATGCGTGGCCAGCGCCAGGATTACGACAGCTGGCGTGATGCGGGCAATGAAGGCTGGGGCTGGGATGATGTGTTGCCGATCTTCAAATCCATGGAGGACTACCACGGTGGTGCAAGTGATATGCACGGTGCCGGCGGCGAGTGGCGAGTAGAAAAGCAACGTCTATCGTGGGAGATTCTGGATGCATTTCGGGAGGCGGCAGCCCAAGCAGGCATTCCCAAGATTGAGGATTTCAATCGTGGCGACAATGAGGGTGCTTCGTACTTTGAGGTAAATCAGCGTTCTGGCTGGCGCTGGAATGCGGTCAAAGCGTTTATCAAGCCCATTGAACACCGGACCAACCTGACCATCCTCACGCATGCGCGCACCACGAGCCTAATCTTCGATGGCAAGCGAGCTACGGGCGTTGAGTTTGTGCGCCACGCACAAAAGCTAATCGCTACTGCCAAAGGCGCGGTAGTGCTGGCCGCCGGATCGATCGGTTCAGTGCAAATTCTGCAGTCCTCCGGTATTGGTCCAGCTACGCTCTTACAAAAGCTGAACATCCCGGTGCTGCATGACTTACCAGGTGTGGGCCGCAACCTGCAGGACCATCTACAAATCAGAACGGTATTCAAAATCCAGAATGCCAAGTCTTTGAATACCATGGCCAATAGCCTGTGGGGTAAAGCCAAGATGGGCTTGCAATATCTCATCAATCGGACTGGCCCCTTGAGCATGGCACCCTCGCAGTTGGGCGTGTTCGCCAAGTCCGACCCAAGCTACGATCGAGCCAATGTCGAGTATCACGTGCAGCCCTTGTCACTAGAGAAGTTTGGTGACCCTTTGCATGACTTTCCAGCGTTTACCGCATCAGTTTGTAATCTCAGGCCTTCTAGTCGTGGGTTTGTTGAGATCGTGTCACCCGACACCGATGTCGCACCACGCATTAATTGCTGTTACCTCTCGACCGAAGAAGATCGCAAGGTGGCCGCACAAAGCATTGAGTTGACCCGACGCATCGTCGCACAGCCCGCATTAGCACTCTATCATCCAGAAGAAATCAAGCCCGGTCCAGAGATCACGAGCCCAGAGGCATTAGCCCAAGCGGCAGGTGATATTGCGACCACGATTTTTCATCCGGTGGGTACTTGCAAGATGGGCAAAGATGAGATGGCCGTGGTTGATTCTTCGCTTCGGGTGCATGGCATAGACGGGCTATGGGTTGCAGACGCATCGGTGATGCCAACCATTACGTCGGGCAATACCAATTCACCGACGTTGGTGATTGCGCAAAAGGCGGCTGATGCTATTTTGCAGTTGACGTAA
- a CDS encoding branched-chain amino acid aminotransferase, giving the protein MTATATLEFSVTTSKNRRSDEERARILANPGFGVNFSDHMVGIDWSLERGWYNARVQPYGPLSLDPACSVLHYAQEIFEGLKAYRHADGSVWAFRPQANAARMQRSAERLALPPLPEAEFLESIRQLILVDKAWVPTAPETSLYLRPFTIASERFLGVRAAQHASYYVIGSPAGAYFPKGVAPVSIWVSEHYTRAGRGGTGAAKCGGNYSASLLPQQEAYKQGCSQVLFLDAVHGTYLEELGGMNLFLVRKDGSLLTPSLTGSILEGVTRDSLIQLAKDQGRVVEERQITLEEVQAGMNNGEISEAFACGTAAVITPICSIKGKDFVAGRDDAPAGELTMSLRKALTDIQYGRAADPHGWMMKLA; this is encoded by the coding sequence ATGACCGCTACTGCTACTCTCGAATTTTCGGTGACAACCTCGAAGAACCGTCGCAGCGACGAAGAAAGAGCAAGGATACTTGCCAACCCTGGATTCGGTGTCAATTTTAGCGATCACATGGTTGGCATCGACTGGTCGCTCGAACGCGGCTGGTACAACGCCAGAGTACAGCCCTACGGTCCGCTGTCGTTGGACCCAGCCTGTTCAGTGCTGCATTACGCACAAGAGATCTTTGAAGGTCTTAAGGCTTATCGCCATGCCGACGGCTCGGTCTGGGCATTTCGGCCACAGGCCAATGCGGCACGGATGCAGCGCTCAGCCGAACGTCTGGCACTACCCCCACTACCTGAAGCCGAGTTTCTGGAATCGATTCGACAACTGATCCTCGTTGACAAAGCGTGGGTACCGACCGCACCCGAGACCAGCTTGTATTTGCGTCCGTTTACGATTGCCAGCGAACGGTTCTTGGGCGTACGAGCTGCTCAACACGCCTCTTATTATGTGATCGGTTCTCCTGCGGGCGCTTACTTTCCCAAGGGTGTCGCCCCCGTGTCGATCTGGGTGTCTGAACACTACACCCGCGCCGGACGCGGTGGCACCGGTGCCGCCAAATGTGGCGGTAACTACTCTGCGTCGCTGTTGCCGCAACAGGAAGCCTACAAACAAGGTTGCTCTCAGGTCTTGTTTTTGGATGCCGTCCATGGAACCTATCTGGAAGAGCTAGGTGGCATGAATCTGTTTTTAGTGCGCAAAGACGGCTCGCTGTTAACCCCGTCGCTAACTGGCAGCATTCTGGAAGGTGTCACGCGTGACAGCCTGATCCAATTGGCCAAAGATCAAGGCCGGGTGGTTGAAGAGCGACAAATCACGCTTGAGGAAGTGCAAGCGGGCATGAACAATGGCGAGATTTCTGAGGCCTTTGCCTGCGGTACCGCCGCTGTGATCACCCCGATTTGCTCGATCAAGGGTAAAGACTTTGTAGCCGGGCGTGATGATGCGCCGGCTGGTGAACTCACCATGTCACTGAGGAAAGCATTGACTGATATTCAGTATGGCCGTGCTGCTGACCCGCATGGCTGGATGATGAAACTGGCTTAA
- a CDS encoding SAM-dependent methyltransferase, whose product MKTAISKWNERFLASDDYVFGKEPNAFLVKHATPRIKPGMTVLAVADGEGRNGVWLAEQGCEVWSVDSAPAASERARALAAERGVNMHVVTADATEMDWDARQYDMVVGIFFQFANPKLRAELFKGMKQATRSGGYLLIEGYGLKQLEYKTGGPGIPEHLYTLDLMREHFGDMQVEVLEEYDAALSEGKGHQGMSALVDLVARKP is encoded by the coding sequence ATGAAAACTGCCATCTCGAAATGGAATGAACGATTCCTCGCCTCTGACGATTATGTGTTTGGTAAAGAACCAAACGCATTTCTGGTCAAACACGCTACACCCCGAATCAAACCCGGCATGACCGTACTGGCTGTGGCCGACGGTGAAGGTCGCAATGGCGTGTGGTTAGCCGAGCAAGGCTGTGAAGTGTGGTCGGTTGATTCAGCACCGGCTGCATCAGAAAGAGCCCGAGCACTGGCGGCCGAACGTGGTGTCAACATGCACGTAGTGACAGCAGACGCTACCGAGATGGACTGGGATGCCCGACAGTACGACATGGTAGTCGGTATCTTTTTTCAGTTTGCCAACCCCAAGTTACGGGCCGAGCTGTTTAAAGGCATGAAGCAAGCCACCCGATCCGGTGGATACCTTCTCATCGAAGGCTATGGCCTTAAACAACTGGAGTACAAGACCGGTGGCCCCGGGATCCCGGAGCACCTCTACACCCTTGACCTCATGCGCGAACACTTTGGTGACATGCAAGTCGAGGTACTCGAGGAATACGACGCCGCACTAAGTGAAGGCAAAGGCCATCAAGGGATGTCAGCCTTGGTGGATCTGGTGGCCCGTAAGCCATAA
- the arsB gene encoding ACR3 family arsenite efflux transporter, whose protein sequence is MSVFERYLSVWVVLCMVAGIAIGNVAPGLAQFVGKLEIAHVNLPVGLLIWIMIIPMLMKIDFSRIADVWQQRAGIGITLVVNWAIKPFTMAALGWLFIGYVFKPWLPADQIDSYIAGLILLGAAPCTAMVFVWSNLCKGDANFTISQVALNDLVMVFAFAPIVALLLGVSSIPVPWDTLLLSVVIYIVIPLAIAQWARKRLMQKGPQAYARMLERIGPFTIMALLATLVLLFSFQGQAIIEQPLIIAMLAVPILLQGLLIAGLGYWLNLRCRVRHDVAGPSTMIGASNFFELAVAVAIVLYGFDSGAALATVVGVLIEVPVMLWLVRMVNRSRAWYDAKLQQTS, encoded by the coding sequence ATGAGTGTCTTTGAGCGGTACTTAAGCGTCTGGGTGGTGTTGTGCATGGTGGCGGGCATTGCGATTGGTAATGTCGCACCGGGGCTAGCCCAGTTCGTTGGCAAGCTGGAGATTGCACACGTCAATCTTCCGGTAGGTTTACTGATCTGGATCATGATCATTCCGATGCTCATGAAAATAGATTTCTCGCGCATTGCGGATGTATGGCAACAGCGCGCGGGCATTGGCATCACCCTGGTGGTGAACTGGGCCATCAAACCCTTCACCATGGCTGCTCTCGGTTGGCTCTTTATCGGTTACGTGTTCAAACCGTGGTTGCCGGCAGACCAGATCGATAGCTACATTGCTGGTCTGATACTGCTTGGAGCTGCGCCATGTACCGCCATGGTGTTTGTTTGGAGCAATTTGTGCAAAGGCGATGCGAACTTCACCATCAGTCAGGTGGCACTGAACGACCTGGTGATGGTGTTTGCCTTTGCGCCGATCGTGGCGTTGTTGCTCGGGGTGTCTTCGATTCCGGTGCCTTGGGATACTCTGTTGTTGTCGGTGGTGATCTATATCGTCATTCCGTTGGCGATCGCTCAATGGGCGCGCAAGCGCCTCATGCAAAAGGGACCACAGGCGTATGCACGCATGCTTGAACGGATTGGTCCGTTCACCATCATGGCGTTGTTGGCCACATTAGTGCTGTTGTTTTCATTTCAAGGGCAAGCGATTATTGAGCAACCACTCATCATCGCCATGCTGGCTGTGCCGATCTTGTTGCAAGGCCTGTTGATTGCAGGTCTTGGTTATTGGTTGAATTTACGTTGCCGTGTGCGTCACGATGTGGCGGGGCCGTCGACCATGATTGGCGCTTCGAACTTTTTTGAGTTGGCGGTGGCCGTGGCCATCGTACTTTATGGCTTTGACAGTGGCGCGGCCTTGGCCACGGTGGTGGGTGTGCTGATCGAGGTACCCGTGATGCTGTGGCTTGTGCGCATGGTGAACCGATCACGCGCCTGGTATGACGCCAAACTCCAACAGACCAGTTGA